The Claveliimonas bilis genome window below encodes:
- a CDS encoding carbon-nitrogen hydrolase family protein: MKIAQIQSRVYNDKKKNAEQLKLYLEKIKSERPDLVMLGEMFNCPYETKQFPLYAEEEGGETWKMLSHLAKEYGIYLAAGSVPEIAEGKIYNTAYVFDRNGKQIAKHRKAHLFDIQVEGGQHFKESEILTAGDKCTVFSTEFGKIGLCICFDFRFPELARMMVLRGAKMILVPAAFNMTTGPAHWDVMFRGRAVDNQCFVAGTSSARDTGASYVAWGHTLLVSPWGDVIEEMEGEEGYIIHDVDLKEADSIRRQLPLLSARRTDIYQSENGAEF, from the coding sequence ATGAAAATCGCACAGATACAGTCCCGTGTTTATAATGATAAGAAGAAAAATGCAGAACAACTGAAGCTGTATCTCGAAAAAATAAAATCGGAGAGACCGGATCTTGTAATGCTGGGGGAAATGTTTAACTGTCCCTATGAGACAAAGCAGTTTCCGCTTTATGCAGAGGAAGAAGGCGGGGAAACATGGAAGATGTTAAGTCATCTTGCAAAGGAATACGGGATTTACCTTGCAGCAGGCTCTGTCCCGGAAATTGCAGAGGGGAAGATATACAATACTGCTTATGTCTTTGACAGAAATGGGAAGCAGATCGCGAAGCACAGGAAAGCGCATCTCTTTGACATTCAGGTCGAGGGCGGTCAGCATTTTAAGGAATCAGAAATATTGACGGCGGGGGATAAGTGTACGGTATTTTCCACAGAATTTGGAAAAATCGGACTCTGTATCTGTTTTGACTTCCGTTTTCCGGAGCTGGCAAGGATGATGGTACTTAGGGGAGCGAAAATGATTCTGGTTCCGGCGGCATTTAACATGACCACAGGACCGGCGCATTGGGATGTAATGTTCCGCGGCCGGGCTGTGGACAACCAGTGTTTTGTGGCAGGTACTTCCAGTGCAAGAGATACAGGAGCCTCTTATGTTGCCTGGGGGCATACCCTTCTGGTATCTCCATGGGGAGATGTCATTGAAGAGATGGAGGGAGAAGAAGGATACATTATCCATGACGTTGATCTGAAAGAAGCAGATAGTATCCGCAGGCAGCTGCCGCTTCTTTCGGCGCGCCGGACGGATATATACCAGAGCGAAAATGGAGCAGAATTTTAA
- a CDS encoding glycerol dehydrogenase, with translation MARLRLMRAPQKYVQGKDSLLSFYEEMKELGNKWLFICSKSGHKMCHDKIEKSFGTADDSRCYEIFGGVSSVGEIEKMRAIVREKGINVVVGVGGGSAIDTAKATAYYEKLPVVIVPTVVATDAPCTGLSVIYNDDETFNSYLFYPKNPEAVIVDSDIIAKAPVRFLVAGMGDALGTYFEARACQRTDAPSLEFGGITRSAMALCGLCYETLKEYGAAAKHACENQVVTPALDAIIEANVYLSGVGADNGGLAVAHSFYNGLTALGGHSAPHGNCVAYGTLVQLVLEGASKEEFKEVQDFCMEVGLPITLEELGVTKKEEIEVIAKNACAEGESIHNMVADVTPEQLYDAIVAADSLGRARK, from the coding sequence ATGGCAAGATTAAGACTGATGCGTGCTCCGCAGAAATATGTGCAGGGAAAAGATTCTCTTTTGAGTTTCTATGAAGAGATGAAAGAGCTGGGAAACAAATGGCTGTTTATTTGTTCAAAAAGTGGACATAAAATGTGCCATGACAAGATTGAAAAAAGTTTCGGCACTGCAGATGACAGCAGGTGCTATGAAATCTTTGGCGGTGTTTCCAGTGTCGGTGAAATTGAAAAAATGAGAGCGATTGTCCGTGAGAAGGGGATCAATGTTGTAGTTGGCGTGGGCGGAGGTTCTGCAATAGATACGGCCAAGGCAACTGCTTACTATGAAAAGCTTCCGGTTGTCATTGTTCCTACTGTTGTGGCAACAGATGCCCCCTGTACCGGCCTTTCTGTTATTTATAATGACGATGAGACTTTTAACAGTTATCTGTTTTATCCGAAAAATCCGGAGGCAGTTATTGTGGATAGTGATATCATTGCCAAGGCGCCCGTGAGATTCCTGGTTGCCGGAATGGGAGATGCTCTGGGCACTTATTTTGAGGCCAGGGCCTGCCAGAGGACAGATGCCCCCAGTCTGGAATTTGGAGGAATTACAAGATCGGCTATGGCTCTTTGCGGTCTGTGTTATGAAACATTGAAAGAATACGGGGCAGCGGCAAAACATGCCTGCGAAAATCAGGTTGTTACTCCTGCTCTGGATGCGATTATCGAAGCGAATGTATATCTGTCCGGTGTCGGTGCAGATAACGGCGGTCTGGCTGTAGCTCATTCCTTCTACAATGGACTGACAGCTCTTGGCGGACACAGCGCTCCGCATGGAAATTGTGTGGCATATGGCACTTTGGTACAGCTTGTTCTGGAAGGAGCATCCAAAGAAGAATTTAAAGAAGTGCAGGATTTCTGCATGGAAGTAGGGCTTCCGATTACTCTGGAAGAGCTTGGAGTTACAAAGAAAGAAGAAATTGAGGTAATTGCGAAGAATGCATGTGCAGAGGGAGAATCCATCCATAACATGGTAGCGGATGTAACGCCGGAGCAGTTATATGATGCGATTGTTGCGGCAGATTCTCTTGGAAGAGCCAGAAAATAA